A region of the Lycium barbarum isolate Lr01 chromosome 1, ASM1917538v2, whole genome shotgun sequence genome:
ataagctgttttcagcttataagctgctttagataagttaagtcaaacagacccaattaattttttgggcttattttaagcacaaaatgactttaagctggtcagccaaacacttaaaaaagctgaaaacagcttataagcaacttataagtcaatccaaacgggctcttaatgaggccttttggagaaaaccgtgcgggcttggcccaaagcggacaatatcacatcatgttgagagtatctttggaccgtttTATCCCAACAactgttaggtttttgggttttccctttcTATGtagaattggattaataaaacccaatccaatttggacgaggccaattttgtccaaaatttcctctatatataggatcaatttaggtcttattttgacaacacaagagtgaattcatagcattcatatagagagaaaaacgtgagagagaaaacagattttcgtccagaaattttctgctacagcagtccaCTTTAAATTGCGTTttccgattcgttaaccgttggatcgtgcggacatttgaactgggggttctccACATCTGGTTCGTCgatttcaacggtggagatcggattttgtgTTCGGTAGATCCAtttttcgagtacgaacagtagctcgtttttgggggtgatttctctccctTCTTTACTAGTTTtgatgctatcttttatgtattgttgctccgtgcttggatTTGTtattgtagccatttggagaacaatattttaactcttgttgattatagtggagcttCTGTGGGCTGGAGGTCCCGTAGATGTTTCCTTTTCACCTTGAAGgagttttaccacgtaaatttggtctctttatttctatttatttttgcttgctttgctattttattgttggtatagttgctgCATGGATTTCggtttgtgctagtgtttattttcttgtcttggttcaaatagtgtgggaagtttcgacttgggtatttcttccgttgTTACCatgtcgtgcaatttggttattgtttGTTTCTGCCCaataaagtggtatcagagcttgtggttgtatttggttatgttgattgtctatttgaatgatggaggcaaatatgagcaagatggtttgtttaaatggcagtaattaccatatttggaaaagcaagatgaaagatcttctatttgtaaagaaattgcatttacctgtatttgcttctaagaaacccgagtctattAAAGATGAAGAGTGGGAATTTGATCACTTACAGGTTTGTGGCTATATCaggcaatgggttgaagataatATTCGAAATCATATTGTAAATGAGGcaaatgctaaaagcttgtgggaaaagctcgagacactttatgcttcgaaaactggcaataataagttgttcctactgaaacaattgatgaatattagatacaaagaaGGCAAccctatttctgatcatatcaatgattttcagggtgtTCTTGATCAACTGCCTGGAATGagtgtcaagtttgatgaagaaatacagggactttggcttcttaatactctgcaagactcttgggaaactcttcgggtttctttgactaattctgctcccagtgatggtgtaactatggaatGGGTGTTCTTGATCAACTGTCTGGAATGGGTTTCAAGTTTGATGAAGTAATAcagggactttggcttcttaatactctgcCAGACTCTTGGGAAACTCTTCTAGTTTGtttgactaattctgctcccagtgatggtgtaactatggaatatgctaagagtgatgttttgaatgaagagatgagaagaagatctcaagcttcgtcttcttcaacttcacactccgatgttttggttactgaagatagggggagaagtaacttcagaggtcagaatgacagcgacaaaagtagaagcaagtcaagatcATCCAGGTACAATaatcttacatgtgactattgtcacttgaaagggaACATTaagaaacattgctacaagtttaagagagaccaaaaaagcaaaagaaagaaggcgataatgaaaatcgtgttgctgaaaatgatcttcttgttgcttgtggtaaaaatgatatcaatcttatttgtgatgagtctacctggtttgtggattcaggtgccacttctcatgtcacgccaaagaaagaattattttcttcttatactccTGGTAATTTTGAAATGTTACGAATGGGCAATAATAGTGAGGTTGAGGTACATGGCATTGGCAcagtttgcttgaaaagtaagaacggttcgaggttggttcttaacaatgtcaagcatgctccagatATTCATTAATTTCTGTAGGAAAGCTTGATGATGATGGTTATGATCAAACCATTGGTGGTGGCCAGTGGAAGCTTCTTAAAGGTTCAATGATTGTGGCTCGAGGTAACAAGATatctgacttgtacttatttcagggctccatttgtagagactcagtaaatttggtggagaatgatacttcatcaAAGTAATAGCATAGAAGGttgagtcatatgagcgagaaggggattgataatttagctaagaagaatttgctttctggagtgaaacaagcacagttaaagagatgtgttcattgcttagccaggaaacagaaaagagtttcttttcagagtcattcaccttcaagaaagctggatttgctggagttggtacattctgatttgtgtggttCTTTTAAAGTAAGTTCtcgtggtggtgcactttactttatgacttttattgatgatcattctcgcaaactatgggtatttcctttgaagtccaaggatcaagtacttgatgtgttcaagacttttcaggccttggCTGAGAGACAGTCAgagaagaaactaaaatgcatccgctcagacaatggtggtgaatacGTTGGTCCCTTTGATAGTGGTTTATTTggcatcagaaaactcctccaaagacttctcagttaaatggtttagcagaaaggatgaacagaactctagttgagagggttagatgtttgctttcagatgctaGGTTGCTAGATTCATTTTAggcagaagcacttaatactgctgcttatgttatcaatttatctcctactgttactttggatggtgatgtccctgaTAGAGTTTGGattggtaaggatgtctcttatgctcatctgagagtctttaggtgtaaggcctttgtgcatgttcctaagaatgagaggtcaaagctggaagttaaaactaggcagtgtatcttcattggatatggtcaagacgaatttggctatcatttctatgatccagttgagaagaaacttgttagaagccgtgatgttgtgttctttgaagacccgacaattgaagattttgacaaagcCAGAGAAATGAaagcttagttgatgttgatccagttcctgtgactatttcacctgaagaaaatcttcaaaataatgaagatcaagttgataatgaagatagtgatcatgttcagaatgaccagcgtgatgttgttgatgctccagtggaagatgatGTGGTTGTCCAGCAACCAGTTGCTATTGATGTTCCAAAAagttctctcagaagatctattagagaggaagtaccttcatctcgttattctcccaatgagtttgCACTCTtaactgatgggggagaacctgaaagttttgatgaggTCATGGAGAGTGAAGAAAAAGACAGGTGGTTTGATGCTATACAAAATGAGATTAAATCCTTGTatgataatcatacatttgatctGGTTAAGCTTTCTAGAGATAGAAAAGCTTTAAAACACAGGTGGATTTTTAGATtgaaacatgaagatggtaacccAGTTCCACGGTACAAGGCTAGATTGGTCGTCAAGGGCTTTAATCAGAAGAAGGGAGTTGATTTTAATGAAATCGTTTCTCCATTTATGAAGATGTCATTTATTCAGGTTGTCCTAGGCTTGGCTGCGAGTCTAGATTTAGAGTGTTGCTTAATCGCCAGGATAACGGTTTCCTCCACATAGTGAGGTGGGGgagaattgttaggtttttgggttttcctttCTATGTGGagttggattaataaaacccaatccaatttggacgaGGCCAATTTTacccaaaatttcctctatatataggacCAATTTAGATCTTATTTTGACAATaaaagagtgaattcatagcaacCGAGAAAAAagtgagagagaaagcagattttcgtccagaaattttctacTACAGCAGTCCACTTTAAATTGCGTTTTcggattcgttaaccgttggatggTGCTGAAATTTTAACTGGGGGTTCTCCACATCTGGTTCTGCGATTTCAACGGTGAAGATCGTATTTTGTGTTCTGTAGATCCAGTTTTCGACTACGAACAGTAGCTCCTTTTTTGGGgtgatttctctcatttcttcactagttttggtgctatcttttatgtattgttgctccgtgcttggatTTTTtattgtagccatttggagaacaatattgtaactcttgttgattatagtggagcttttgtgggccggaggtactgtggatgtttcctcttcaccttgaaggggttttaccacgtaaatttggtgtctcttccattcgatttatttttacttgctttgctattttattgttggtatagctgctgcccgGATTTCcgtttgtgctagtgtttattgtcttctcttggttcaaatagtgtggaaagtttcgacttgggtatttcttccactgttacctcgtcgtgcaatttggttattgcttgtttctttccaacaaaagtAAGGTAGGCATGGAAGGATAATTATTTTGTGTGTAGTGGACATTGGTGTTCTATTCCCTAAAATTTTGAGAgaatctttatttttttcttaaagaCAAAACCAAGTAATGGAAATCTTTGACAAGATTAAGCAAATGATATTTGCCCCGTCTTAACAAATGAGTAGCCATAAAAATCAAAATGTTGATCCAAGATGCTGAAGTTCGTTATTACTGTATTAACTTAATGGTTGATTTTTCAACACTTACATATCACCCATGTCTTACATAAATATAGTGGCTTCTCAGTTCTCACCATCGCAATTCACGATCTCATACATAGCTAATATAACGACAATCCCATTAAGATAAAACATATAGTACTTAAAATATAATCTTATTTTCTTCCATGCTAGGAATGGCAACAAGAGGAACAACCTTCCTCAAGGTAACTCCAAACTGTTCCTCCATATCCAAATTCTCTGGTTCCATCCTTTTGGTAACTTCCAATTAAATGGATGAATAATAGAAGCTAACATCAAATTCACCATCCTTATAGCTAGTGGCATCCCTGGACAAATTCTCCGCCCCGCGCCAAACGGTATATACTCAAACTTCCTGCCTTTGTAATCCACACTGGATTTAACGAATCTTTCAGGCATAAACTCTAGTGGCTTTTCCCAATACTTCGGGTTTCTTCCAATGGCCCAAGCATTCACGAAAACTTGACTATTTTTGGGCACGGTGTAACCGAACATTTCTGTGTCGTTTAAAGCTTTGCGTGGTAAGAGTAATGGAACTGCTGGATGAAGTCTCAAGGTTTCTTTTACAACTGCTTGAAGATATGGGAGTTTGTCGATGTCCGTTTCTTTCACTGGCCTTTCTGTGCCTATTTGTTGAATTATTTCTTGTCGCACTTTGTTTAGTTCTTCAGGTTTTCGAAGAAGTTCTGCCATTGCCCATTCTGTTGTTGCAGCGGATGTATCACTTCCGGCAATGAATAAATCCTGTCATCAGATGTCAATGGCACACACATGCAATAAGAACCTCCTAGCTACTTCATATAAATCCCGAGTTTAATTAAGTTATAGTTGTTAGATGGTCTAAAAGATGTACACATTAGATCATGTCCCTTCTACGATAATTACTGATAAATTTTTATGACAAACGTTAACTAATAAATTGAGACAAATTATAACTTACTTACCATTACAGGTTAAACTACACTTACAGATTAAACTACACTAACAATGTGAAAAATACTTACAAAATGTCACTCATGTAATTTAAACCAATATGAAGTGTATATGAATTTGCTTATAAGGAATTTAATCTTTAATATGGTAATACTTGCCTCCCACATGCACCCAAATAAACAGTTTCTTTTTCGCTTGAATAATAAAAAGAGatttttgttataccccgtatttttatacgtcgagctattcgcaaaagaatcgacgtgagataaaGACGGAACCTTTCCCGGATACGAAATAgaaattttaattttcaattagaacataaattgtttataaattgtatttagggtaaaaatattattattggaaattaagaattaattaattgtgattagattattagacaatacttagtgattaattaaaaattaattagcttaattaggtttggtgggccccacccgatcattcttcaaaaaaaaaaagttattaaaaattatgataaataaatataataatgaaaTAAAGCTAAGTTAGTGGGTCAACATGGGGAAAAGCACGTGTAGGGAAATTGGGAACAATATATGTATAGTTAAATGAAAAGTGGATGAACATTTCATCTTACACTTTGCAAAGCAAGTTTCAGAAAAACAAAAGTGAAGGCATCAAATGCATGCAACCTTAGaagggcacgtgtagggcctagACAATGCATATATTATATTAGCAACATGACCATAGTCATCATATCCAACATTTCAAAagcttgaacaaaaaaaaaaaaaaaagaaagaaactccCTCCATTGAAGCTCACGGCTAAGaaggcaaaaaaaaataaatcatCCCCTCTTTTTAGCTCCTCTAAAATTATTCCATtgatgtaaacccactatattgaggtccctaagtagcgtggaagcatcgttggagcgatcaacccattattttcatcttttggaaaccctaggctattggaaagttgaagaagaaaggtaagcattcattatgtttttgtgttatgaaggttatattcatgttgtagtatcttataatggttggaaatcatgaaatatagtatgattggaagtgggttgtgtgatgggtgtgctagccgtgtaaatgggtattgtgattgggttgttgaataaattccttgtagcatgttaaattgttgtagtgtgtaggatggctaagaatcatcaatatatgtatatgtgtagtgatagatgaatatgggtcatgctatatgccaaagaacacactaatgtcgcttagcgttttaatggttgttgtgatgacttctagtttagaaatgaaagtttaatgtcccaaagtgatatggtgaattgttgcgggctgttttgaggctggtCGTGCATTTGACAtgaattgtatattttatgaaaatgacatcgttatattgtggattgtgacgcaaaacatgacttgaaaatgaggaaaaatgaaaagagggCTGCTCGGctagggactgttttcggcccaaaatggattttttttttttttgggttgttggaattattatgtgaattgtttagaatgttcttgaatgttgttagtatgggtttgggttaataatcaaatgtacgaacgatattgtggctttaaagtaagccatagaattgaataattgggaagtTGTCGAATGGCGTAAAGGAGAGCTACCATTATTATTTTGCTTTTcgaattggttgttgatgttgttaggttggttgttgttgttgtttttggttgaTATGGCCGAAtcaaattctcggggtagcctatttacaggggaaatgctgccgaattttctgtagaatttaatgaatagTTTGAATGAATGGTTTAAGtccccttagctaatgtttggtattcgttggcgtatttgtagaccttggggagcccgaggcgtaggttgggattgaCTTTAGATTGGCGATCTTGgggtgcgtacgaggtatgtaaagcaaccttccttcttttggcatgccttagtttcacataggctagattagagctttaagggaattccaaattcgagatccgagcatgttatgatccatatatatattctttggcactcttatgtatgtttttatgaaatatgaaccatgatgtatttgaagtaatcgctttccgaacttcgcatagaaaatgttcactttagggaattttgtaatctcggaatgccatatttttcgcatagaggctcggatcgctccaataatttttataggagtttgcttgatgtataatgggtatgtttttcataggcgggctcagttcgggtctatactcgtccgtgggtcccgcgacgccctttatgtaaattcgacaactttgaatcaaaaagtgataattattattccgatttcgaatatgactattttacttatccttcggatttataataatgattttatgcatatgattcctcactactccgctcgtgcctactatgttatcgttcgccggttcccgggccggttctgttgtcgtgcgctttgtgatacattccggtgttatgctgtgattatggttcaccgtgctcctcgctcgagggccgggttccacttatgtttggcgttatgctgtgtttggcgttatgctgtgttgtgatgtgtgacggggattcggagatttgaaactttctggtgttatgctgtgttgtggcgccatcgacaggcgggcgaccacattttccagtgccctatgcataatttatacttgggaaataaacattttgatattttttttttatatgtattattttctatatatctgatgcgattattattcagatttatttctgtaccttctgctttgcatactcagtacatatttcgtactgacccccttctccgggggctgcgtttcatgcccgcaggtacagacgcacagcctggtgatccacctgtttaggacaccctttctgctattcggagtgctcctctctttccggagcttatacttttggtatatatatttattagtgcatttgtatatattcgttcatgggtacggcggggccttgtcccgtcatatgattctgtcggtctgtttagaggtctgtggacatgtttgtgggttagggccTTTCTGTTCGGATgcgtgtgtatatgttgtgtttgggcgatcccattcgccgcggcggccagtccgcatatgtttacatgttgttttgttggccctgtgtggcctttgttggtacttCTGTGCGCAAGGTTattttgggatagtccgtaaaacaaaggaaactctgccgaaatttttctggaaattatataaatttgaaacacagccttgtcggcttctgttatatacttgaatgtgtttgatataatttgagatagagtttgatagatgtgtttggttGCCCAGATCGGGCGCTAGTtacagcctacggggttgggtcgtgacaattttaaCTTGAATATAAGTCAAAACCAAAAAGCAAATTAAAAGAGGGACAAAAACACGTACCAGGATAAGCGGCTTGATAGTTTTGCGATCAAATCCGGACTCATCATCTTCACATTGATCAAGAAGTACATCCAAGAAATCCCCTTTCTTCTTCAACCCTGTAGCTCTAGCTTCTATTCTCTTCTCAATAAGTTGTTCAAATATCTCATGCAACCTTAAATACGCTGGCCTTATATGACTTTTCACTCCTTGCAAATCTAGCCACTTTAGAACCGGAAAATAATCAGACAAGTTAGGCTTCCCACTATACTCCATAATCCTCCACACCAAATCCTTAAACTCTTGAGCCTTCTCGAATTGCGGGTCCACAATAACAATCGAGAAAATAGTGCGTGACATTAAATTCAATGTCGTCGCGAATGCAACACGTCCTATGTCAACAGGTGaactcttattattattatcgcaCTGTAATTTCCTTATATGGTTCACTAGACATTCAACCTTTTGGTGACGTAGTTCTTGAAGCGTATCAAGCCTTTGGCTAGTGAACAACTGCTTGTTACATATTTTTCTCTTGTTCCTCCACATGTTGTCGGGCGGAACCCATGCCAACGTGGCTTCCACGTTCAGTTGGGAGGCGACTGCATCAGAAACCATGCGCGCTGAGAATGTTTTGTCGTGTATTTGGAGGATTCTTTGGCTGTTTCTGGGGAGGAGGCGATTATGGTTGTGACCGAACCGAGTTTTAGAGTCATGAGAGGGCCGTAGATTTTAGCTAGCTCGGCTAGTGATCGGTTGGGTCTTGGACTTAGCTCGAGGAGTGAGCCGATTATTGGGAGGCCAGTAGGACCAGGTGGTAGCTTTCTGCTGGATTTAGAATAGAGAAATGGTTTGATGATGAACCAGCAAAAAATTAGTGAGATGCAGAAGAGAAGGATAGGAAGTTCCATTATTCTCTCTTCAATTCTTGTCTAGGTAATAGATTACAAAGATGGGAATTGTGTTATTGTGTAGATATCTCTTAAATATGTGTTTTGGTCCTTTTTGTGATAAGCTTACTTCTTCACAAGTCTATCCCATTGAAAGAAAACCGACCCTGTAGTCATCAACATCTAGCGTATCACTTTAGTAATAGTCATAAAACATCTAGAATATTGGTCccatataacttttgaaaatcaAAAAGGGCACCCTTGTGGCCCAGTTTTTTTCTAGACCCCACGCATAGCGAGAGCTTAGTGCACTACGCTgctaaaaaaaaagaattagcaAACATAAGAATTTCGTCACGTAAAGTTAGATTATGCCGTCCCACTACAAAATTTTCTATCAAAAGGTTTGTAAATATTAGGGTAAATTGTCAATGTCGTTATAGGTCCGTCTTCTTCGCTTTCCTTCTCTAGTGTTGTGGCCAATTTCCTCAATTCATTGTGTTTAATCACAAAAACCGAACTCTTTTGCGCATGAAATTTATTACTTGCTTTATGTTCTAATAGGTGAAGAGCTGTAAAATAAATAACTTGATACTAAATTATTTGCCTACATCCAATAGACCTCCAGATTAGAACTACATTGACAAGCTTTTCTTTAGTAAAGGAAATCATATATAGTTCATTTTCTGCTCACTGCGTGACTACAAATCAGAGAGAAAACAGTAGTTTAGTTTTGATCTTGAGAACAGGGGTTGATCACTTCTTGTTGAGTTGTGTTATCCTTAAAGCTGTGGCCATCAAAGTTTGAAGTTCTCAAATTGAAGACTCGAAGTCAAAAAATAGTAAAATTCTTAGAAATTATTAGACATGAATTTAATGAGTTCAATTATCAGTTACGAAAAATCCAGGGTAAGTGTAATTTGGAAAGTTTAGAACCTAAGTTTAGTTCTTCTATAATTTATTCTGAATGATTATGACTAGTGTTCTTGTAAGGAAATCAATTCTTTAGGTCTAATTCAACACTATAAGTTTATTTGAGAATCGTCGAAAATCATATTACGGGGCAAATATATTCTCTCAATCAATATGAGACATTTTAATTACACCTTGTAGTGTGAATAATATACTCTGATCCAATAAGCCAACAGAAAACACCTCATCTCCTCCACTATTCGACCATCTTCAGCCACCAAAACTCCATTAAAACCTCATCAGAGCTCACCGTCCTCTCACCTTTATCCACCAAAATATTAAATGAAGTAAATCTAACTTTAAGGACAAATTAGGGATTTCAATATTATGGCTCCTATTCCGCGTCATTGCACATGTAAAGTCCGTTAAAAATCGGACGACGCTCATCTCCAATGCATGAATCACCATCCCTCCAGTTGGTCCAGTGCATATTTAATTTTGTGACATCTGTCTATTTCTAGATCTAAGTGCTATCATTTATTTAACTCAAGAAGCCCCTTAAATATGCATTGGGCCAACTGAACGATCATGTACTGGAGATGAGCCTCGTCCTTAAAAATCTTGTCCTATACTTTGGCATTTCTCCTCTTTCTTTTCTAGTCTATCGAAATATATactcaacacacacaaattaTACATACATAGAAAATAAAAACGATAAGTTTATTTCATATTTCAAGAAACCACTTCAGTAGATGTCGATGGCTATTTTCCTTACGTCCCCAGCAGCAATTACAACAGTCCAATCACTTTGCCTCACAAATTATtcattcatgggtttctaatgcTCTTAGGCAACAAATTCATCGTCAAAGCACTGCTGTAGCAGAGGAGCAAGTGGATCCATTTTCCCTTGTTGCAGATGAGTTATCCCTTGTGACAAACAGGCTGAGATCAATGGTAGTTGCTGAGGTCCCAAAGCTGGCTTCAACTACTGAGTATTTCTTCAAAATGGGAGTAGAAGGAAAGAGGTTTCGACCAACAATTCTGTTATTGATGGCAACTGCATTGAACGTACCAATGGATGTTGATTCTTTGTCCAGAGATTTGCGTACAAGGCAGCAGTGTATAGCTGAGATCACTGAGATGTACCATGTTGCCAGCCTACTTCATGATGATGTACTGGATGATGCTGACACAAGACGCGCGATAGGTTCTTTAAACTTTGTGATGGGAAATAAGCAAGCTGTACTAGCTGGAGACTTTCTACTTTCCCGAGCATGTGTCGCACTTGCCTCTTTGAACAACACAGAGGTTGTATCCCTTATGGCAACTACTTTGGAACAGCTTGTTACTGGAGAGACAATGCAGATTACGACGTCTTCTGATGAATGCTGTCGCATGGAGTATTATATGCAGAAAACATATTACAAGACCGGATCATTGATTTCAAATAGCTGCCAA
Encoded here:
- the LOC132640104 gene encoding solanesyl-diphosphate synthase 1, mitochondrial-like: MVVAEVPKLASTTEYFFKMGVEGKRFRPTILLLMATALNVPMDVDSLSRDLRTRQQCIAEITEMYHVASLLHDDVLDDADTRRAIGSLNFVMGNKQAVLAGDFLLSRACVALASLNNTEVVSLMATTLEQLVTGETMQITTSSDECCRMEYYMQKTYYKTGSLISNSCQSTALLAGHTAQVSMLAFDYGKNLGLAFQLIDDVLDFTGTSATLGKGSLSDIPHGIITAPILHAMEEFPQLHTLVDRGFDDPVNVEIALDYLGKSRGIQRTRELARKHASLASVAIDFLPESDDEKVQRSRRALVELTHRVITRTK